Within the Sphingobium baderi genome, the region AGCAAGGGTTCGTCGAAGGATCTCACGGCATTCCCCAACGCATGTAATTCATATGAATTATCTAGGTCGGCGATATGGTGCAACCCAGGCAATGTCAAGCTTTGCTCCAAGGCGTTGCGGCCTGATACAGTTCACATATGAAAATCCCGGCAGGTCGTGGTTCGTCGCGCTTATGGGTGTTTGTGACAGTTCTGTGCCCGGGGGACGCTTGACCCAAGGGTGTGAGGAAAAGCCGATAGCGGCGGCATGTCTCTCATCTGGCGCGCAAAATCGCGTGCGCGGCCATCTAGCGATTCCGATGAGCGTGAGGTCGGCATGGTTGCGGACCAGCAACTTCAAGGATTCAATGCGATTTGCCGGGGAGGGTAGGGCATGAGGAAGATGGCGACAACCGCCTGCAATATATCCTGCCAATAAATGGATCCGGCATCATAGGGCGGGTGCTGGCGAACTTTGGGCGGTTCCGGATAGGCCACCGCTATCAGAAATATATTCGCGGCTAGCCGAAAGCGCCGTTCGATGACATCCGCAGGCATGTCGGGCCAGAAATTCATAATGCGGCGGTTTATCTCGGCCGATGCCGGCGAGTTGAACTGGGTGATAAAGAAGGGCTGTTCGGCGAGAGGTAGCGGCATCAGGGCCAGCATGAACCGCGAATAGGTTTCGCGCTCCAGTTCAGGCATGAGGATGATGGGCAATAACAGGGCGCCTATCAGATCCTCAAAGCTGATTTGAGGCTGTATCAGGAGGCGGTCCAGATGCGCCTTCCGGGCCGCTTCGATCATGGGCAGACGCATTTCGTAGACAGCCTGTATCAAACCAGCCTTAGATCCGAAATGATGATGCACCGCCGAACTGTTTGCATGTCTTGCGGCAACCGAAATCTGGCGAAGCGAAACTCCATCCAAGCCATGTTGCCCAAAGAGCTTTTCGGCAGTGACGAGCAGGCGCTGTCCACCCTTGCTATAGGTTTCGAGACTTTTGAGCATGAGAACGTCATGCTGCCATTTCCTGTACGTGCCAAGTCCATTGATGTCGCGGTCGACTCCATGTGGCGCTCGGTATGAGAACGGGAAATATGGATATATCCCGTTCACGCGAATTGAGGACGCAACCATAATGCTTTGCGAGGGCAGGCTTGCAGGCGGGAAGATCTGCCTTTGCTGGCAAGGAATTCGCGCCTGTAGGGCGTCACAAGAAAATTTCTGCCTTCCAGCAGTACGAAAAAGCTATTTCCGTTCTCCCGCGATTTCTTCTCTTCCGATCTAGCGGGGGCATCAAAGTTCGCGGCAGACGCCTTTGTCCGTGCCGTCGTGGCCTTAGCCCGGCATTGGGCCAGTCTAGAGATAGGGAGGATTACGGCTCTTTTCGAAGAGCTTGGCGGAGACGCCGGGATTCGAACCCGGGGTGCCCCATTCAGGGCACGACGGTTTAGCAAACCGCTGGTTTCAGCCACTCACCCACGTCTCCGCAATCATGCCCACCGCAAAAAGGCGGGCAGTGGCTTGGCTGGAACCGGCCTATAGCGATGCTCCAGCCTTGTGGCAACGGCCAT harbors:
- a CDS encoding TetR/AcrR family transcriptional regulator; amino-acid sequence: MLKSLETYSKGGQRLLVTAEKLFGQHGLDGVSLRQISVAARHANSSAVHHHFGSKAGLIQAVYEMRLPMIEAARKAHLDRLLIQPQISFEDLIGALLLPIILMPELERETYSRFMLALMPLPLAEQPFFITQFNSPASAEINRRIMNFWPDMPADVIERRFRLAANIFLIAVAYPEPPKVRQHPPYDAGSIYWQDILQAVVAIFLMPYPPRQIALNP